The Bdellovibrionales bacterium genome includes a window with the following:
- a CDS encoding 2Fe-2S iron-sulfur cluster binding domain-containing protein has translation MKVSLPQLNKTLTCDKGENLFRVLKDNGIPIASSCNGDGICGKCLVSIDSSDADMPPMTELEEKWKAKNHFDKDQRLSCQLPVTTNLIVKTTYW, from the coding sequence ATGAAGGTATCTCTCCCTCAACTTAACAAAACTCTCACATGTGACAAGGGGGAAAATCTCTTCCGCGTCCTTAAGGACAACGGAATACCTATCGCCTCCTCCTGCAATGGCGATGGGATTTGCGGAAAGTGCCTGGTCTCCATTGATTCCTCCGATGCGGATATGCCGCCGATGACCGAACTGGAGGAAAAGTGGAAGGCTAAAAACCACTTTGATAAGGATCAGCGTTTAAGCTGCCAACTTCCTGTGACGACGAACCTGATTGTAAAAACCACTTATTGGTAG